The stretch of DNA TTCTTAGTGTAGTTGTTCCTGTTTTGAGGTAATGAGCCTGTAGTCCTACATGAACCAAGTGGCTATGGCTAGCAACACTGAATAAACATGAAACAGAGAGCCTGTGACCTGCTTCCcctttatttcaattaatttggCTCAATCACTCTCCAAGAACAAAGCCAGCTCCTGTATACAGACATGAGGTGCACTCATCCTTTCTTGTTAGCACTGCAAGTATCGTGTTTGAGTATCTTGCTGCTGCACTCAGATAAAGTTTCTGGAAGTGGCCAGAATCAGCCATTTGGTCCTGCAGAAACCAGAGTGGGCAGATGACCAGGAACCCTCCAGCATctgcataggattttttttttttttcctaatctaaaATGTGGTATTTCCCCAGTCAGAGGCTTAATCTTGTGTCGGTCTCCCTAGGCTGCAATCTTAACAGGCAATCTTCACAAATGCTGCACCCCTGTCTGGGCAGTTGGGGTAGGCCATGTCTTGCCTAAAACTCCTCCATAGGATGTGCACTGTACAAAGATGAAGCAGTTGAGGGTTTTAGAGTCTGTCTGGCCATTCACGTCCAGTTTATTAGTGCAGGCTCCTCCTTAGGATGGAGCTGTGGCTGTAGCTGCCCTTGGGAGAAGGAGAAACATTTCCCTGAGAAACCCTGAGACTTCAGCCTGCTGGAGGAGGGCCTGAGCCCCCTTTCAGCAGGAATTTCCTGCTAGAGCAAGAACAGGATGCAGCTTGCAGCTCAGAGGCACCTGTGACCATCTCCCAACTCAAAAAATGACCTCAGCTGAGCACCAGCATCTTCCCGACACCACTCGTGTACAACACACCGGCTCTGCAGTTTTTGGTGCTGTACCACAGCAAGGTTGCTGGGGTTGTGCATGGCCAATGGAGGTTTTTGCTCTGCTCTGTAAACTGATACGAGAGGGGTTTTAACACAATGCTAGCATGCATGCTAGGCTGTAGTAGTGCTGGCCTCCAGGATCGGGCCTGCAAGCAAAGCCTCTCTGCACTGGACCATCATGTCTCTAGGAGCTCTTGGTCCTGGGGAGGGTACATGGGAAGGGTGCAGCCCTATTGACAGCCCCTTATTCTAAGCCAAGCTGATTATAGCAAAGGAAAGAAGGTGACCAGGTCTGACCCTTGAGACTAACATCATCATGCATGGGGGGAATCACTACCCTAAGAAGATACTAAAGCATTCGAAGCCCTTCTACAGGTATTATTCAAACATCCCCTGCAGTGGTCAGTGGTACCCAGCTCAAAGCAGTGAAGTGCTCAGAGCTGACAAAAACTCCAACAGTGGCCGGACTCTGCTTGTATGGCATCTTCTACAGGACGATCTCAAAGGGTTTTGCAATCACCGAGGAATTATGCTCTGCGCACCCTGAGGAGGTGGGTAACAAGAATTCTTGCTTTATGCAGACTGAGTAAACATCATCAAGCTGGCACCAGAGGAATGGTCactccccagcactgctgggcacGCCAGTGAAAGGCACTTGTGCAGTGAAGAGCCACGTGTCCCAGGGTCTCGCAGCTCACCCCAGCACTGACCCACACTCCCATCTGCTGAGGCTCATCACAGGAGGACCGGGCGGAAACCCTCGCTGGGGGCTTGCTGTCTGACAAGGCGCCAGGGCTGCGCCGGGAGCACCGTGGGATAGAGATACCACATCACCACCCCTGAGGGGTTAATAACGACCGAGAAGCTGTCTCCTGTCTTTAAGCCGCTGATGATCTTCCCGCTGTACACGTCTTGGACCTGCAAGAGAGAGATGGTGGCTACCAGGATTTCCACAGACGTTTCATCTTGAGGTTGAGCCATGGTCACTGACATGGCATGGCAggacagggcacagcagcaggcaaCAGGAGGGCAACCCAATGGGTGGCTGCCCCTTCGTCCTGGAGGCAGGGAGTGGGAGtccttgcccccccccaaaatgcacAGGGTGTCAACAGGGGAAGCTGGAAAGAGGAGGATCCAGGTGCCATGGGTCTGCCCCGCCATGCAGTGTGCCAGTGGGGCTCACCTCATACACGGCGTCCTCGGGGAAGTGGAGCTTGGCTAGGCTGGTGGTGTAGCGGAAGGGCATATCCGTCCTCCGGCTGAAGAAGACGAGGGCGCTGGCAGCCTGGGACAGCGGGCGCAGGAACACCTCAATGTGGGTTTTCTCCTAGGGGTGGGAATGGGTGGGTGAGGCAGAGCAGCCGGGACCAGCGCTGGCCCATAACTTCTGACCTTGCCCTGCGGGGCTGCTATGCCAGCAGGTCCCCAGCTGCCACAACTGTCCTGCTCATGTTTCCCTGCAtcgcctccctctccctccttatTGTGaccccctgtgctgctcctgtCTGCTCTCCCAAACACGTCCGCCTTCCCCCTAACCTTGACAATCCTGCGCCCCTGGATTCCCAGGGGGTCCTGGTTGATCTGGATCATCAGGCGGTTCTGCAGGATCTCCTTGGCGCTTGGGGAGATGGTGCGGAGATCCGTGGACATGAGGAGCGGAGCCGCCATCACTGTCCACAAGGCCATTTGGGAGCGGGACTGCTCGTAGCTAAGGCCAAAGTTTCCAATGATGagctggagaggagagagggagaagacaggagaggcagaaaagggTTAGAAACTGGTCTGCTTGCCACACCTGGTGACGCTGCAGCTTGCTGGGGGGAAGCATGCATGGAAAAGCTCACACATGATTTGCCTCCCCTCGAGCAGCCTACCACTGCCGGGACATCCCACCCCTGCTAGGTGCTGAGCCATCAGCACACATTCAAACGCACTCACTAACACCCTTCGCTCACCACTTTCCCCCCTCAAGCTGTGCAGGGAAGGACAGGGACACCTGGACAACAGGACAGGCATACTCAAGCAGTGGAGGGTTTGTTGCAACCACAGGTTTTGCCCTCCGCTAAGCTGTGGAAACATGAGTTTTGCCTCTCTGCAGCAAAAGGGCTCCTGCTCCTGGCGCTCTTCCTTTGCCCTGCCCCTAGAAAGGGATCCCCGGACaatccccatccccagccagggTCAGTGCACCCACCACCCAGCCGCACCATGTCCGGGTCATTCCAGTGGCCAGGACCAGCCACTGGCTGCAGCACATCCTGGTTTGCAGAGAACCAGTCAAGGATGGAAAGCACGCTGTCCCAGGAGTCCTGGATGTCATCGTAGTTACGCCACAGGTTGCAGACCTCTGCCAGGATGGTGTAGTTCacctggagaggagcagagggtcAGGCAAGAGGGAGAAAGGATGGGGCCTGCAACCTGGAGAGAAGCGGCAGCCAGACCTGTTGAGAGCTGCAGCATCCAGAAGATGTTTGGTGTTTGCAAAGCACAGGGATGCATAGAAGGGCAACATCGTGTAATGAAGGAGGACAGTCACGTCCCACTATGACTGGGCATATCCCAGTATGATAGATGTCTGGCAAAACAACCACAGAGGCTAGGGGGAAATATGATCAGCTGCAAGAATGAGGGCAGCTCAGGATTGACTCAGAAGGTGAAAGACGAAACAAATACATGCAATCAATCCTCAAGAAACATTACTAGGAGGAACATCCTATTTCAAGCACTTAAACCAGACAGGACCTGTCTCAGAAGAACAGACTGTCAGGATCAACCCCACACCAGCTGAGTGGGGTTGGAGAGGGCCTGCCCCAGGTTCTTCTTCCCTCAAGCTCCCATCACCCAGCCATGCTGGGAACCCCAAGTGTTCCCAGAtgcctggcagggaggccacgtcccCTGCAGGGACATGCAGCCCCATCCTACCAGGGGTGGAGCAGTAAGTGGGGTGTAGCACCCCGTTCCTGCAGCTCCAACAAGAGTTTCCCCAGGGCACAGGGAACACGGGAAACAGCCACTGGATGGGACAACCCTCACCTTTGGGGGGAGCCCCCCCTGATACGCTGGCCAGCTGCAGGAGTAGACGATGGGGCGGCCTGTGGCATTCAAGGCCCTCGCCATTTCTGGGTAGCCTTAGGGAGAGAAGATGACAACTGGTGAAgagggcagctggcagcagcctgcGTCCCAGCCCACCCCAGGCCAGCCTGGCCTCCTGCCTTACTCCAGCTCTAGGGCACCCCAACTCCCCCCTCGTTGCCCAAGAGCTGCAACAGGAGATGCAAGGGAAGAACCAGCTGGCCAAGCATTTCCGCGGACGGACAGCTGCCCCAACTGAAGCAGCGAGGGAGAAATGCCAGCCGGCCAGAGAGCCTTTACCCTCCGCCTGCTCCTCTCCTGACGAGTAGCACCCATCCAGCTTCAGCATGTCCACACCCCACTTTGCAAATCTCTGGGCGTCCTGCTTCACACGGTCCAGCGTGGTGCCCGGGTAGCCCCCGCAGGTGAAGGTGCCCAGGTCGCCGTAAATGCCCAGCTTCAGGCCTCGGGCGTGGACCTgcgaggagaggagagctgcAAGGAGGGGACGAGGGGGGTCTGAGGTGCCTCCCAGGGACCAGactcctccatcccctcccagctctcccaccATGGTGGCATGGGTACACAGAGAACCCCGCTGTCCCCAGCAGGCACTCACGTAGTCAGCCAGAGCCTTAATCCCGCTGGGAAACCTCTCGGGGTCTGGAACCAGCTGTCCCATTGCATCCCGCTGCTTGGCAAACCAGCAGTCATCAATGTTGATGTACTCGtagcccagctccctccagccaTCCTCTACCAGGCGGTCTGCCATCTCGAAGAAGAGTGTCTCGCTGCACGtcagggggacagggacatggcaGGCTGAGACCCTGCGACCTCCATCCCCACCACTTGAGGTAGCCAAGGGGACTTCAGGGCTAACTGGGGGCTCTGGAGGGTCAGTCACCGCAGGGCTGGCCTGTGCCATACGGGGGGGTCTCCAGGGCTCCCGTTTAAACCCCGTCTGTGTCCCGTTCATTGATCTCACCAAGGGGAAGCATTTCCCTGACACCCCACAAATCCCACCCACATCCTTCAGCACCAGGGGCTCTCCGGCCCCAGCACCTGAGCCCCCCGCCTCCCACGGACCGTGCTCCCCGGGGTCCCACTGCCGCAGGGCTCACCCCAGGGACACGGACCGTGCCAGAGCCGTTCCGGGCCCGACGTCCGACCCGACCATCCACCCTCTCCTGCCCTGGCATCACCCCCTCTGCCCACCCGGGGCGGACCCCGGACCCCATCCCGgcgtttcccagcaggttccctcGGGCTGGGGAACACACAGGACAAGCCCTCCTcgcagggagggggggaggccgagccccggggggggggggggcagacgcCGCGCCGAGCCCCTCCTTggcagggacccccccgggggtggggggtcccctcccgctccccgccccgctgACCTGATGCAGTTGCGGGGGTCCGCCCGGCAGTCCACGTTGCAGCGGAACCTCTCCCAGGCCAGCCAGCCCATGGGGGGGGTGAGCGCCAGCCCGTTCTCCAGGGCCGCGGAGGGCagagccagggccagggccagggccagcccGCTCAGCGCCGCCGTCCCCATCGCTGCCGCCGGGGCACCGAGCGCCTCCCGTCTGCCcctgcccggcgcggcccggcccggcgccgctcACACGGAGCCGCCCTCATCACCTGAccgcccgcccccgcctccggcccggcccggcgccgcaGCCGGCCGCGCTGCGCCCCGCCGGTACCGCAGCCCCTTACCGCTGCACCCCACTGGTATCGCCCCCCCCATCGGTATTGCACCCCATTGCCGTTGCACCCCCACCGCTGCCGCGCCCCGTTACCGGCACCCCGGCACCCCACGGCTGCTGCACCCCAATAGTTACAccgggagggggaggaggggggctggctttagcccccccctccccccaagggGGGACCCCAGGGGTACCCGAAGGGGTGCGGGAGAGCGGCTCCAGGCGGGCTgcggtgcccccccccgccgcccgccgccggcggggcggcgctgccggggcggcgggacggcCCCGGCGGCCGCAGGAGCCctcccccgccgggccgcggcaGGCCCCCggctgccccgccccgccccgccgcgccgccgagCAGGAAGGGCCCGAGGtgagccggggccgggccggggcccgccGTCCCGCCGCCGGGGCGAGGCGCCGGGcgaggggcggggggcggcggggccggggcggtggcggcgggagcgggcggcggccgTGGGGGAGcgggtggcggggccgggccggggccgcggggtcCGCAGGCAAAGACACAGGGAGAGACACGCACACAAAGACACGGCCCAGCTGCGcgcacacagacagacacacggACACAGGCGCGCGGCCACCCGCTCCGGTCCCGGGACCACCcgccccccccaggacccccccccccccccccagggctggcgGCCACCCCGGCTCTCCTCAGCCGCAGTACGCGGGGCTGGAGACCCCTCAGGGTGCGGCGCCGAAGGCGAAACACCCCCCGGGACCAGCGTTTCCTTACGTCCGATGGcatctttctccattttccaACTGGGGTCCGGGCCCCCTCGTCCTCGGCCCTGCC from Harpia harpyja isolate bHarHar1 chromosome 6, bHarHar1 primary haplotype, whole genome shotgun sequence encodes:
- the NAGA gene encoding alpha-N-acetylgalactosaminidase, with the translated sequence MGTAALSGLALALALALPSAALENGLALTPPMGWLAWERFRCNVDCRADPRNCISETLFFEMADRLVEDGWRELGYEYINIDDCWFAKQRDAMGQLVPDPERFPSGIKALADYVHARGLKLGIYGDLGTFTCGGYPGTTLDRVKQDAQRFAKWGVDMLKLDGCYSSGEEQAEGYPEMARALNATGRPIVYSCSWPAYQGGLPPKVNYTILAEVCNLWRNYDDIQDSWDSVLSILDWFSANQDVLQPVAGPGHWNDPDMLIIGNFGLSYEQSRSQMALWTVMAAPLLMSTDLRTISPSAKEILQNRLMIQINQDPLGIQGRRIVKEKTHIEVFLRPLSQAASALVFFSRRTDMPFRYTTSLAKLHFPEDAVYEVQDVYSGKIISGLKTGDSFSVVINPSGVVMWYLYPTVLPAQPWRLVRQQAPSEGFRPVLL